One segment of Anopheles stephensi strain Indian chromosome 3, UCI_ANSTEP_V1.0, whole genome shotgun sequence DNA contains the following:
- the LOC118513392 gene encoding PIH1 domain-containing protein 1 isoform X1, with protein MSRPSKSILLDGCGLEKSLKIVKNEAEEELENFLAPVAELAEDISSGRSKVIKPTPGFCIKAYKKDTKEKFFINLCQTDSIPPPRDITEDELIRTLNDGDPNSFRIPMSITVPRPTMDKSNQGCQVCDIAISTKFYAKIASGGLLREFLISVLFDGLENKYNIALDETNFRVLKNKKVVDRLISHNIQNRDVKQVIESYPHQSAEDQALLTELDNPRPLAKQAGRKPLIEEIDAGTVKTVKNETNSSRTVVPLAEPEPYVPDPTKLAISQAATKKPESKLFREPAAGRAKQLIGEFHLPDCVSLCQRSGTWALVVTLLSCFLLRTDFFERNHARRWGGSHFVGSAQERLSAGRVRGLPNRRKQGGGPVRYHHKDTSSNDAGFGCLNRATCGVNECSFC; from the exons ATGAGCCGACCGTCTAAAAGTATTCTCCTTGATGGATGCGGACTGGAAAAGAGTCTGAAAATAGTGAAG AATGAAGCTGAGGAGGAGCTGGAGAACTTTCTGGCCCCGGTTGCGGAACTAGCGGAAGACATCAGTAGCGGGCGGTCTAAAGTTATTAAACCGACTCCAG GCTTCTGCATCAAAGCGTACAAAAAGGATacgaaggaaaagtttttcatcaACCTCTGCCAAACGGATAGCATTCCGCCGCCGCGCGACATCACCGAGGACGAGCTGATCCGCACCCTGAACGATGGCGATCCGAACTCATTCCGCATACCGATGAGCATTACCGTGCCGCGCCCAACCATGGACAAATCCAACCAAGGCTGCCAGGTGTGTGACATTGCGATCAGCACGAAGTTTTACGCGAAAATTGCTTCCGGTGGGTTGCTGCGCGAGTTCCTGATCAGCGTGCTGTTCGATGGGCTAGAAAACAAGTACAACATTGCGCTGGACGAAACGAACTTTCGCGTGCTGAAGAACAAAAAGGTCGTCGACCGGTTGATCTCGCACAACATCCAGAACCGGGATGTGAAGCAGGTGATCGAAAGCTACCCGCACCAGTCGGCCGAAGATCAGGCCCTGCTGACCGAGCTCGATAATCCGCGGCCGCTAGCTAAGCAGGCCGGCAGGAAACCACTGATCGAAGAGATCGACGCCGGCACGGTGAAAACGGTCaagaacgaaacgaacagCTCGCGCACGGTGGTACCGTTGGCGGAACCGGAACCGTACGTGCCCGATCCGACAAAGCTGGCCATCTCGCAGGCCGCTACAAAGAAGCCGGAAAGTAAGCTGTTCCGTGAACCGGCGGCCGGACGGGCGAAACAGTTGATTGGCGAGTTTCATCTGCCGGATTGTGTAAGTCTTTGCCAGCGATCCGGGACGTGGGCTTTGGTTGTTACTCTGCTATCTTGCTTTCTTTTACGAACAGATTTCTTCGAGCGAAATCACGCTAGACGTTGGGGAGGATCGCATTTTGTTGGAAGCGCGCAAGAAAGGCTATCTGCTGGACGTGTTCGTGGACTACCGAATCGACGAAAGCAAGGTGGAGGCCCGGTTCGATACCACCACAAAGATACTTCAAGTAACGATGCCGGTTTTGGCTGCTTAAACCGGGCGACGTGTGGTGTAAATGAGTGTTCCTTTTGTTAA
- the LOC118513392 gene encoding PIH1 domain-containing protein 1 isoform X2: MSRPSKSILLDGCGLEKSLKIVKNEAEEELENFLAPVAELAEDISSGRSKVIKPTPGFCIKAYKKDTKEKFFINLCQTDSIPPPRDITEDELIRTLNDGDPNSFRIPMSITVPRPTMDKSNQGCQVCDIAISTKFYAKIASGGLLREFLISVLFDGLENKYNIALDETNFRVLKNKKVVDRLISHNIQNRDVKQVIESYPHQSAEDQALLTELDNPRPLAKQAGRKPLIEEIDAGTVKTVKNETNSSRTVVPLAEPEPYVPDPTKLAISQAATKKPESKLFREPAAGRAKQLIGEFHLPDCISSSEITLDVGEDRILLEARKKGYLLDVFVDYRIDESKVEARFDTTTKILQVTMPVLAA, encoded by the exons ATGAGCCGACCGTCTAAAAGTATTCTCCTTGATGGATGCGGACTGGAAAAGAGTCTGAAAATAGTGAAG AATGAAGCTGAGGAGGAGCTGGAGAACTTTCTGGCCCCGGTTGCGGAACTAGCGGAAGACATCAGTAGCGGGCGGTCTAAAGTTATTAAACCGACTCCAG GCTTCTGCATCAAAGCGTACAAAAAGGATacgaaggaaaagtttttcatcaACCTCTGCCAAACGGATAGCATTCCGCCGCCGCGCGACATCACCGAGGACGAGCTGATCCGCACCCTGAACGATGGCGATCCGAACTCATTCCGCATACCGATGAGCATTACCGTGCCGCGCCCAACCATGGACAAATCCAACCAAGGCTGCCAGGTGTGTGACATTGCGATCAGCACGAAGTTTTACGCGAAAATTGCTTCCGGTGGGTTGCTGCGCGAGTTCCTGATCAGCGTGCTGTTCGATGGGCTAGAAAACAAGTACAACATTGCGCTGGACGAAACGAACTTTCGCGTGCTGAAGAACAAAAAGGTCGTCGACCGGTTGATCTCGCACAACATCCAGAACCGGGATGTGAAGCAGGTGATCGAAAGCTACCCGCACCAGTCGGCCGAAGATCAGGCCCTGCTGACCGAGCTCGATAATCCGCGGCCGCTAGCTAAGCAGGCCGGCAGGAAACCACTGATCGAAGAGATCGACGCCGGCACGGTGAAAACGGTCaagaacgaaacgaacagCTCGCGCACGGTGGTACCGTTGGCGGAACCGGAACCGTACGTGCCCGATCCGACAAAGCTGGCCATCTCGCAGGCCGCTACAAAGAAGCCGGAAAGTAAGCTGTTCCGTGAACCGGCGGCCGGACGGGCGAAACAGTTGATTGGCGAGTTTCATCTGCCGGATTGT ATTTCTTCGAGCGAAATCACGCTAGACGTTGGGGAGGATCGCATTTTGTTGGAAGCGCGCAAGAAAGGCTATCTGCTGGACGTGTTCGTGGACTACCGAATCGACGAAAGCAAGGTGGAGGCCCGGTTCGATACCACCACAAAGATACTTCAAGTAACGATGCCGGTTTTGGCTGCTTAA
- the LOC118513389 gene encoding general vesicular transport factor p115 codes for MNFLKSGLQTVLGSQQPNQAPSGAETVELLVERVTSSTLLDDRRDACRALKALSKKYRIEVGIGMNAMLQVLETDRTDCEIIGYCLDTLCHVTSPEQFDEEQDNPNVTANIGEQFTEIFIKNSDNVCLVLGCLEEYDFRVRWAAIKLLTNLLANRPKEIQEIVLVSPMGVSKMMDLLIDSREVIRNDALLLMIQLTKGNGNIQKIVAFENAFDRLLDVIKEEGCSDGGIVVEDCLILMLNLLKNNPSNQQFFKEGSYIQRLAPMLELSTDQDQAGMSPQKVSNLHCMLQVVRALVCPSNPQQVISSCQKAIRSSGLLSAICNIIMASGVPPDLLIETINTIAEVIRGDGQNQDYFNSFVAPCDPPLSAIVLLLMSMVNEKQPLSLRCAVLYCFQSYLYRNESGQTSLVKTLLQSSEQSTAITSGQLLCRSLFSTDPLSNWFAAVSMSHALLENPAQKEQLLRVVLATSHTSKPVSLLEQCNQLLQQAHCKFQSKVGLLMLLSVWLSHCQLAVRTFLSIPGTVAYLTGQISANEHGDNEYLVQGLCAFLMGICIQFNDNSVQEHQREFLCQLLVKRIGLDTYNKKLGEVSKHENYSKSAKQPQIRIAATTDLLLDYEFCRLFKALEAVITKTVNGFSSGGENITELTLSQEASGLVAQYKDIIREQDARLQSLQQQLAHTEAKLHELTGALDQSQTSNRQLQDQNILLKAQLQAASDLRQQTLSSSASSPLHLLPAQGDRQEALEKRLSLLTLEQQTDRSKIAYYESENSRLLSELEQLRMRVAAAESKANESGTELDKLRKDQEDLLELLTDQESKMQRYRMELKRATGQSFDEDDDEDDELRAIEANDGESGKETDSTNPTTTTTTNTSSNYPGGFVC; via the exons ATGAACTTCCTCAAAAGTGGCCTGCAGACTGTGCTCGGTTCACAGCAGCCGAACCAAGCACCGAGCGGTGCCGAAACG GTGGAACTGTTAGTGGAGCGAGTAACATCGTCCACCTTGCTAGATGACCGACGGGATGCTTGCCGGGCGCTGAAAGCGCTGTCGAAAAAGTATCGCATCGAAGTGGGCATCGGTATGAACGCGATGTTGCAGGTGCTCGAGACGGATCGCACGGATTGCGAGATCATTGGCTACTGCTTGGACACGCTGTGCCATGTGACGTCACCGGAGCAGTTCGACGAGGAGCAGGACAATCCGAACGTGACGGCTAACATCGGTGAACAGTTTACGGAAATTTTCATCAAGAACTCCGACAACGTGTGCCTGGTGCTGGGCTGCCTGGAGGAGTACGACTTCCGTGTGCGGTGGGCAGCGATCAAGCTGCTCACCAATCTGCTCGCTAACCGACCAAAGGAAATACAGGAGATAGTGCTCGTCAGCCCGATGGGCGTGTCGAAGATGATGGATTTGCTGATCGACAGCCGGGAGGTGATACGGAACGatgcgctgctgctgatgatacAGCTGACCAAGGGAAACGGTAACATACAGAAGATTGTTGCGTTCGAGAATGCGTTCGATCGGTTGCTGGACGTGATCAAGGAGGAAGGTTGCTCGGACGGTGGTATCGTGGTGGAGGACTGCCTCATACTGATGCTGAACCTGCTGAAGAACAATCCCAGCAACCAGCAGTTCTTCAAGGAAGGATCGTACATTCAAAGGTTGGCTCCGATGCTGGAGCTGTCCACTGACCAAGACCAAGCGGGGATGAGCCCACAGAAGGTTTCCAATCTGCACTGTATGCTGCAGGTGGTAAGGGCGCTTGTGTGTCCCAGCAATCCCCAGCAGGTCATCAGCTCATGCCAGAAAGCGATCCGAAGTTCCGGATTGCTGTCCGCAATCTGCAACATCATCATGGCGAGCGGTGTGCCGCCGGATTTGCTGATCGAGACGATCAACACGATCGCGGAGGTGATCCGGGGCGATGGGCAAAATCAGGATTATTTCAACTCGTTCGTTGCACCGTGCGATCCACCCCTGTCGGCCatcgtgctgctgctaatgTCGATGGTGAACGAGAAGCAACCGCTCTCGTTGCGCTGTGCCGTACTCTACTGCTTCCAGAGCTATCTGTATCGCAACGAAAGTGGCCAAACATCGCTCGTCAAAACTCTGCTCCAGTCTTCGGAGCAATCGACCGCCATCACCAGCGGCCAGCTGCTCTGCCGCAGTCTGTTCAGTACGGACCCGCTGTCGAACTGGTTTGCGGCCGTCTCGATGAGCCACGCGCTGCTGGAAAACCCGGCCCAGAAGGAGCAGCTGCTGCGTGTGGTGCTGGCCACCTCGCACACCAGCAAGCCGGTCTCGCTGCTGGAACAGTGCAACCAGCTGCTCCAGCAGGCGCACTGCAAATTCCAGAGCAAGGTCggtctgctgatgctgctgtccGTGTGGTTGAGCCACTGTCAGCTAGCGGTACGTACATTCCTCTCCATCCCGGGCACGGTCGCCTACCTGACCGGGCAAATATCCGCCAACGAGCACGGCGACAACGAGTATCTGGTGCAGGGCCTGTGCGCCTTCCTGATGGGCATCTGCATCCAGTTCAACGATAACAGCGTGCAGGAGCATCAGCGCGAGTTCCTCTGCCAGCTGCTGGTGAAACGCATCGGGCTCGACACGTACAACAAAAAGCTGGGCGAGGTGTCCAAGCACGAAAACTACAGCAAATCGGCCAAACAGCCGCAGATACGCATTGCGGCCACCACCGATCTGCTGTTGGATTATGAGTTCTGCCGCCTGTTTAAAGCGCTCGAAGCGGTCATCACGAAAACGGTGAACGGGTTCAGTTCCGGGGGAGAAAACATCACCGAGCTTACCCTCAGCCAGGAAGCGTCCGGTCTGGTGGCACAGTACAAAGACATCATCCGGGAGCAGGATGCGCGGCTACAGTCGCTCCAGCAGCAACTCGCGCACACCGAAGCGAAGCTGCACGAGCTAACCGGTGCGCTGGACCAATCGCAAACCAGCAACCGCCAGCTGCAGGATCAAAACATACTTCTCAAGGCACAGCTCCAGGCAGCGTCCGACCTGCGTCAGCAAACCCTTTCCTCCTCGGCCTCTTCCCCGCTCCACCTGCTGCCGGCACAGGGCGATCGGCAGGAAGCGCTCGAGAAGCGGCTTTCCCTGCTGACGCTCGAACAGCAGACGGATCGTTCGAAGATCGCCTACTACGAGTCGGAAAACAGTCGCCTACTGAGTGAGCTGGAGCAGCTGCGAATGCGTGTTGCGGCGGCCGAAAGCAAAGCGAACGAGTCCGGCACCGAGCTGGACAAGCTGCGCAAGGACCAGGAAGATCTGCTGGAGCTGCTGACCGATCAGGAGAGCAAGATGCAACGCTACCGGATGGAGCTGAAGCGGGCGACCGGCCAATCGttcgacgaggacgacgacgaggacgatgagCTGCGAGCGATCGAGGCAAACGATGGCGAGAGCGGCAAGGAAACCGATTCCACCAatcctaccaccaccaccacgaccaacACCTCCTCCAACTATCCGGGAGGATTTGTGTGTTAA
- the LOC118513394 gene encoding magnesium transporter NIPA2: MPSPNQGVPPPPSIDELYMERDFYIGLALALSSSIFIGSSFIIKKIGLLRLSRVGSVRASAGGFGYLRDWIWWAGLICMGVGEAANFAAYAFAPASLVTPLGALSVIVAAVMASKFLNERLNLLGKLGCFLCIVGSTIIVIHSPKEGEVEDLNLLINMLQDPTFITYVVLILSLSLFIACCIGPRYGHKHVAVYILLCSAIGSLTVMSCKALGLALRDTLSGRSNDFGLWLPYFLIIVTVVFVGIQVNYLNKALDIFNTSIVTPIYYVIFTTLVITASAILFKEWRHMRAEDIIGDLCGFFVVIVAVILLNAFREMDISLSDVKGIMRPKRELLHSSHKGAQYEDYLNDSEERGPLKPQYGTNYLNA; encoded by the exons ATGCCTTCCCCCAACCAAGGGGTGCCACCGCCTCCGAGCATCGACGAGCTGTACATGGAGCGCGACTTTTACATCGGACTTGCGCTGGCCCTGTCCAGCAGCATTTTCATCGGGTCTAGCTTTATCATCAAGAAAATTGGTCTGCTCCGGCTGTCCCGGGTCGGTTCGGTGCGGGCCAGTGCTGGCGGGTTTGGCTACCTGCGTGACTGGATCTGGTGGGCAGGCCTTATCTGCA TGGGTGTTGGAGAGGCGGCCAACTTTGCCGCTTATGCCTTTGCGCCGGCCTCGCTCGTGACGCCGCTCGGTGCCCTTAGCGTGATCGTAGCCGCCGTTATGGCTTCCAAGTTCCTGAACGAACGGTTAAATCTGCTCGGCAAACTTGGCTGCTTTCTCTGCATCGTAGGATCGACCATCATCGTCATACACTCGCCGAAGGAGGGTGAGGTGGAGGATCTGAATCTGCTGATTAACATGCTGCAAGATCCCACCTTCATTACGTACGTCGTGCTGATTCTCTCCCTTTCGCTTTTCATCGCGTGCTGCATTGGACCGCGGTACGGGCACAAGCACGTAGCGGTCTACATTCTGCTGTGTTCCGCGATCGGTAGCCTAACGGTCATGTCCTGCAAAGCGCTCGGGCTCGCACTGCGCGACACCCTGTCCGGCAGGTCGAACGACTTCGGGCTGTGGCTTCCGTACTTTCTCATCATTGTGACGGTCGTGTTCGTGGGCATACAGGTGAACTACCTCAACAAGGCGCTGGACATATTCAACACCAGCATCGTGACACCGATCTACTACGTCATCTTCACGACGCTGGTCATCACCGCGTCGGCGATCCTGTTCAAGGAATGGCGCCACATGCGCGCCGAAGACATTATTGGCGATCTGTGCGGCTTTTTCGTCGTGATCGTCGCTGTGATACTGCTGAACGCGTTCCGCGAGATGGACATTAGCTTGAGCGACGTGAAAGGCATTATGCGGCCGAAGCGCGAGCTGCTACACTCATCGCACAAGGGTGCCCAGTACGAGGACTATCTGAACGACAGCGAAGAGCGGGGCCCGCTCAAGCCCCAGTACGGTACGAACTACTTGAATGCGTAA
- the LOC118513399 gene encoding protein phosphatase 1 regulatory subunit 7, which translates to MSANEDQQEQQRADSPTVEEEERPPGAGEVAEHEIVKMEDVITIDPETTEVDLNHGRIGKIENLEPLTKLERLYLRWNLIKKIENLDHLTSLVELELYDNQITELENLDQLVNLEMLDVSFNRLHQIKNLSALTNLRKLFLCANRISVIENLGHFTNLTMLELGDNKIRKIENLDTLTNMTHLYLGKNKITKIENLDQLVKLECLSLQCNRLTKIENLDRLVNLTELYLSENGIETIENLDQNKQLETLDLAKNRIKRIENIEHLEALEEFWMNDNGVSEWGCVDRLANNKRLATVYLERNPVASDVNYRRKLKLAVPWLQKIDATLCR; encoded by the exons ATGAGTGCAAACGAAG ATCAACAAGAGCAACAGCGTGCCGATTCTCCCACGGTCGAGGAAGAGGAACGGCCACCGGGTGCGGGCGAGGTAGCCGAACATGAGATCGTTAAAATGGAGGACGTAATTACGATCGATCCGGAAACGACCGAGGTTGATCTGAATCATGGGCGCATCGGGAAGATCGAGAACCTCGAACCGCTAACAAAGCTTGAACG ACTGTACCTACGCTGGAATttgataaaaaagattgaaaatCTGGACCATCTAACGTCCCTCGTCGAGCTGGAGCTGTACGACAATCAGATAACGGAGCTGGAAAATCTGGACCAACTGGTTAATCTTGA gATGCTCGATGTGAGTTTCAATCGATTGCATCAGATCAAGAACCTGTCCGCGCTGACCAATCTGCGGAAGCTGTTCCTGTGCGCTAACCGCATATCGGTGATTGAAAATCTGGGCCACTTCACCAACCTGACCATGCTGGAGCTGGGCGATAATAAGATCCGG aaaatcgaaaacctCGACACTCTTACCAACATGACCCACCTGTACCTGGGCAAGAACAAGATAACGAAGATCGAAAATCTCGACCAGCTGGTGAAGCTGGAATGCTTAAGCTTGCAGTGTAACCGGCTGACCAAGATCGAAAATCTGGACCGGCTAGTTAATCTGACGGAGCTGTATCTGTCGGAAAATGGTATAGAGACGATTGAAAATTTGGACCAAAACAAGCAGCTCGAAACGCTCGATCTGGCAAAGAACCGGATCAAGCGGATCGAAAACATTGAGCATCTGGAAGCGCTGGAAGAGTTTTGG ATGAACGATAACGGCGTATCGGAATGGGGTTGCGTGGATAGGCTGGCCAACAATAAGCGGCTGGCGACGGTCTATCTCGAGCGCAATCCGGTAGCGAGCGATGTCAACTATCGGCGAAAGCTGAAGCTTGCCGTGCCCTGGTTGCAAAAGATTGATGCGACACTGTGCCGTTAG